In the genome of Solibacillus silvestris, one region contains:
- a CDS encoding transcriptional regulator: protein MKNNIKVLRAQYSMTQDQLAEKLSVSRQTIISLEKEKYNPSIILAFKLAEIFNCRIEDVFIYEGDVE, encoded by the coding sequence ATCAAAAATAATATTAAGGTTTTACGAGCTCAATACAGTATGACGCAGGATCAGTTGGCAGAAAAGCTTTCCGTTTCAAGACAAACCATTATTTCACTTGAAAAGGAAAAATATAATCCATCTATTATTTTAGCTTTTAAACTGGCTGAAATTTTCAACTGCAGGATTGAAGATGTATTTATTTATGAGGGGGATGTTGAGTGA